AGTCGCGGACCAGCGTCGCGAGGATCGCCGTCATTTCCAGCATCGCGAACCCCATGCCGATGCAGATGCGCGGGCCGGCGCCGAAGGGCATGTAAGCGCAACGATGGCGCGCCTTGGCTTTTTCCGGCGCAAAGCGGTCCGGGTCGAAAGCGTTGGGCGCGTCCCATAATTTCTCGTGACGATGCAAAGCCCAGAGCGCCGCATAGACCGGCTCGTTCTTCGAGATTTTATGCGGGCCGAGCATCATGTCTTCGCGCGGCTGTCGCCCGATCGCGGCGGCCGGCGGAAAGAGGCGCATCGATTCCTGTATCACTTGCTTTGTAAATTGCAGTTTTTCGATCGTGTCGCCGCTGATGTCGGCGCCGCCGGCGATCGCGCGCGCTTCGTCGCGCAGGCGCGCCTGCGACGCCTGATCCTTGGCCAGCAGCCACAGGCTCCAGCCGAGCGCGACGGCCGACGTTTCATGCCCGGCGACCAGAAAGCCGTAGAGATTGGCGATGAGTTCGGCGTCGGTCATCGACCGGCCGCTTTCGGGGTCCTTGGCGGCCAGCAGCCGATCGATGATCGCCTGCGTTTGCCCGCCCGACGCGCGCCGCGCTGCAAGAAGTCGCGCGGTCTCGTCATAGAGATAGCGCATGTCCCGATTGATTTTCGATGACCCCGGAAACGGCAGCCATGTCGGCAGCCGAAGCAGGGTGAAAATCCGCTGCCAGGACATGCCAGCGAAACTCTCCTGCATGGCGGCGACGAACTTGCCGCCATCAAAGGCGCCTGTGACGCCGAGCACTGCTCTTTCAATGACCGCAAAAGTGACGTTCGACATGGCGTTCATCACGTCGACCGGCGCAGCCTGCGGCGCGCAACGCCAAGCGTCCGCCTGGGCTTTGGCGCAATTGACGAACGTAGGCGTGAGAGCAAGAAGACTTTCATGACGAAAGGCGGGGGCCAAAGCGCGCCGCTGCCATTTCCAGTCCCCGCCTTCGACAAAGAACAGCGCATCCCGGTTGATCGTGGATGACAGCGAGTCAACAGTGATGAAGTCACGCGTAAAACTTTCAGTGCGCGTGATCAGCATTTCTTCGATCATTTCGGGATCGGTGAGATAATGCGTACGCCGGACGAGCGGCCAGACGCCCTCAAGCGTGAAATAGTCTTCGCGATAGGCCGATGGCGGCCAGTTTTCGAGAAAATTACGTTTGGTGGAGCGCCAGGAAGGCCGTTCATTTGGCGTAAAGGGCGTAAAATCTGGATCGTGAAACATAGCGGCTCTCCTGCATCGAATCGCCTGAAACAAACCATACTATATAGTATGGTTTTGGCAAGAACCGCTGACCATGTAGCCTGACTCAATGAGTCGCTTTAGGAAGGAAGACTGGCTGACGCTCGGCGCGAAACTGCTTGCCGAGGAAGGCTCCGGCGCGCTGACGATTGATCGCCTCACGGCTGTCGCGCAGCGCACGCGGGGCAGCTTCTACCACCACTTCGAGGATCGCGACGCCTTTGTGCGCGCAATGATGGAACGCTGGCGCGCGCACGTCATCGACGAAGCGGGCAAACGCTATGAGCAGGCGCAATCACCAAATGAGCTGCGCCGCTTGATGCGCGAACAGCCAATGGCGCTTGATCACAAATTCGAACGCGCGCTGCGCCGTTTTGCCGCGAGCGAACCCATAGTGCGCCAAGCGGTCGCCGAAGTGGACGCTAAGCGCATCGAGGGGCTCGCCTGCGTGCTCTCGCATATCGACCCAGATCTCGACGACCCGCAATCGGCGGCATATGTGCAATATGCGGCGCTCGTTGGCTTGCAATGGCTAGTTGATGACACCAACGATCCGCGCACGCGGGGGATTCTCAACGCGGGCAATCGGATATTTCGTCTCAATGACGAGGACGAACCCGCGTCGAAAAAGTCGGCGCAGAAAAAAAAGTCTATGGTCCCTGTCAAATCCTGCAGCGCCGAAACCCGCGCCAAGCAAAAATAGCGAGAATCAACGCCGGCAGCGCGACGCCGATGAGCGGGCCGGCGAGTCCGGCCGGCGCGCGACCCACCAATTCTTCATCCGCCTGCGTAA
This window of the Methylocystis hirsuta genome carries:
- a CDS encoding cytochrome P450, which encodes MFHDPDFTPFTPNERPSWRSTKRNFLENWPPSAYREDYFTLEGVWPLVRRTHYLTDPEMIEEMLITRTESFTRDFITVDSLSSTINRDALFFVEGGDWKWQRRALAPAFRHESLLALTPTFVNCAKAQADAWRCAPQAAPVDVMNAMSNVTFAVIERAVLGVTGAFDGGKFVAAMQESFAGMSWQRIFTLLRLPTWLPFPGSSKINRDMRYLYDETARLLAARRASGGQTQAIIDRLLAAKDPESGRSMTDAELIANLYGFLVAGHETSAVALGWSLWLLAKDQASQARLRDEARAIAGGADISGDTIEKLQFTKQVIQESMRLFPPAAAIGRQPREDMMLGPHKISKNEPVYAALWALHRHEKLWDAPNAFDPDRFAPEKAKARHRCAYMPFGAGPRICIGMGFAMLEMTAILATLVRDFRFTPVEGHRLELAPDFTTRPKGGLPLIIEKI
- a CDS encoding TetR/AcrR family transcriptional regulator; amino-acid sequence: MSRFRKEDWLTLGAKLLAEEGSGALTIDRLTAVAQRTRGSFYHHFEDRDAFVRAMMERWRAHVIDEAGKRYEQAQSPNELRRLMREQPMALDHKFERALRRFAASEPIVRQAVAEVDAKRIEGLACVLSHIDPDLDDPQSAAYVQYAALVGLQWLVDDTNDPRTRGILNAGNRIFRLNDEDEPASKKSAQKKKSMVPVKSCSAETRAKQK